In Risungbinella massiliensis, a single window of DNA contains:
- a CDS encoding TrkH family potassium uptake protein yields MEVLILFGTLRRESLVDISKRKRNVMEFNPAQILVGGFAILIFIGTALLMLPIATVEEGRGLSFVDALFEATSAVCVTGLAVVDTGTTFTLFGQIVLLLLIQMGGWGFMTTGVFMFIILGKKIGLKERLILQNSLNQFSLRGIVKLVLRIISITLIVELLGAITLAIRWSYEMPWGKAIYYGIFHSISAFNNAGFGLEPDSLSKWVGDPTVNIAITLLFIIGGIGFTVILDVWEKRSFRKLSLHSKIALLITLILNIVGTLFIFVSEFHNPATIGNEGLADKFWASYFQGVVTRTAGFNTIDIGQMTLSSHVLMMALMFIGASSGSTGGGIKVTTLTIILLALWSVLTNKSEVNIFKRRIPWELVNKAFSLVVISVIFIFTIFFLLTFVEQKEMSVLLFETVSAFGTVGLSTGITADLSSPGKLLITILMFIGRLGPLTMAFAFMIHVKEKSKIRYAEEKILIG; encoded by the coding sequence ATGGAAGTATTGATTTTGTTCGGGACGTTAAGGAGAGAGAGTTTAGTGGATATTTCAAAGAGAAAGCGTAATGTAATGGAGTTCAATCCAGCTCAAATACTTGTAGGTGGGTTTGCCATACTTATTTTTATCGGGACTGCTCTGTTGATGTTGCCAATCGCAACAGTCGAAGAGGGACGGGGACTCAGTTTTGTGGATGCTTTGTTTGAAGCGACATCAGCGGTTTGTGTAACAGGCTTGGCAGTAGTGGATACAGGAACAACGTTTACTTTATTTGGTCAGATTGTCCTCCTATTGTTAATCCAAATGGGTGGATGGGGTTTTATGACCACAGGTGTATTTATGTTCATTATTTTAGGGAAGAAGATCGGATTAAAAGAACGATTGATATTGCAAAACTCATTAAATCAGTTTTCTCTGCGAGGGATCGTAAAACTTGTACTTCGGATTATCAGTATCACCTTGATTGTAGAACTTCTAGGGGCGATCACCTTAGCGATTCGTTGGTCATATGAAATGCCTTGGGGAAAAGCAATATATTATGGGATTTTTCATTCCATTTCAGCTTTTAATAATGCTGGATTTGGACTAGAACCCGACAGCTTAAGCAAATGGGTAGGGGATCCAACTGTAAATATCGCGATCACGTTATTATTCATCATAGGTGGAATTGGATTTACGGTTATTTTGGATGTATGGGAAAAGAGATCTTTTCGCAAATTATCTCTTCATTCCAAGATCGCGTTACTTATTACCTTGATTTTAAATATCGTAGGAACTCTGTTTATTTTTGTTTCTGAATTTCATAACCCTGCAACGATAGGGAATGAGGGATTAGCAGATAAGTTTTGGGCTTCGTACTTTCAAGGAGTTGTAACTCGTACAGCAGGGTTTAATACGATTGATATTGGACAGATGACCCTCTCCTCTCATGTACTCATGATGGCACTGATGTTTATTGGAGCTTCGTCTGGATCTACAGGTGGAGGTATTAAGGTAACTACGTTGACGATTATTTTGCTGGCTTTATGGTCAGTTCTTACCAATAAAAGTGAAGTGAATATTTTTAAACGGAGAATACCTTGGGAACTAGTGAATAAGGCATTTTCCCTTGTAGTTATTTCTGTCATCTTCATTTTTACGATTTTCTTTTTACTCACTTTTGTCGAACAAAAGGAGATGTCCGTGCTACTGTTTGAAACAGTTTCTGCATTTGGAACGGTAGGTTTATCTACTGGAATAACAGCTGATTTGTCCTCGCCGGGGAAATTATTGATCACGATCCTAATGTTTATCGGGCGACTTGGCCCTCTTACGATGGCTTTTGCCTTTATGATCCATGTAAAAGAAAAAAGCAAGATCAGATATGCTGAAGAGAAGATTCTGATTGGTTAG
- a CDS encoding AAA family ATPase encodes MKKTEWENPPKHRIQVVFEKQPTKKIESSTPALVDAFHQPLRSCMEKLEGLIGLSSIKTFVHEIYAWLEIAKRRREAGLMAEQQVLHMVFTGNPGTGKTTVARLLAELLKEMGVLSKGHLVEVERADLVGEYIGHTAQKTREHIKRALGGVLFLDEAYSLARGGEKDFGKEAIDTMVKSMEDYKDQFVLILAGYEEEMNRFLRANPGLPSRFPIHLHFPDFQIQELLQIADMMVGEREYRFSIAAKERLSHHLQQAMEADCVSFGNARYVRNMVEQAVRHQAVRLLAKRSVTREDLMTLRAEDFVLEESTGKSNSMMWYNQGTEKQIWNEWLS; translated from the coding sequence ATGAAGAAAACAGAGTGGGAAAATCCGCCCAAACACCGAATCCAAGTGGTTTTTGAAAAGCAACCGACAAAGAAGATAGAGAGTTCTACCCCTGCTTTAGTGGATGCATTTCACCAGCCGCTTCGTAGTTGTATGGAAAAGCTGGAGGGGTTAATAGGACTTTCGTCTATCAAAACATTTGTTCATGAGATATATGCTTGGTTGGAAATTGCCAAACGACGCAGAGAAGCTGGGCTTATGGCAGAACAACAAGTGTTGCATATGGTTTTTACAGGAAACCCTGGGACGGGAAAGACAACAGTAGCAAGATTGTTAGCAGAATTACTGAAAGAGATGGGAGTACTCTCCAAAGGTCACTTAGTAGAGGTAGAGAGAGCCGATTTGGTGGGAGAGTATATTGGACATACGGCACAAAAAACACGAGAACACATAAAGCGAGCGCTTGGTGGAGTACTTTTCCTCGATGAAGCCTATTCTCTTGCAAGAGGCGGAGAGAAAGATTTTGGTAAAGAGGCGATCGATACGATGGTGAAGTCGATGGAGGATTACAAAGATCAGTTTGTTTTGATTCTTGCAGGATATGAAGAAGAGATGAATCGTTTTTTACGTGCTAATCCGGGGTTACCATCAAGATTTCCGATCCATCTCCATTTTCCAGACTTTCAAATTCAAGAATTACTCCAAATTGCAGATATGATGGTAGGGGAACGAGAGTACCGTTTTTCGATTGCGGCAAAAGAACGACTTAGTCATCACTTACAACAAGCGATGGAGGCGGATTGTGTCTCATTTGGAAATGCTCGTTATGTACGTAATATGGTGGAGCAAGCTGTACGTCATCAGGCGGTTCGTCTACTTGCTAAACGTAGTGTCACCAGAGAGGATTTGATGACTCTTCGTGCAGAAGATTTCGTACTAGAGGAGAGCACAGGGAAAAGCAATTCCATGATGTGGTATAATCAAGGGACGGAGAAGCAAATCTGGAATGAATGGCTTTCCTAA
- the hflX gene encoding GTPase HflX: MNGFPKTRRDEGTIEGYEQVDWEKAIIVATGSRRDEIEIHSSLEECKRLADTAQAEVVETVLQYRERPDAAWMIGKGKAEEVAQLVEDYEVDLVIFDRELSPAQIKNLEQVLPCKVIDRTQLILDIFARRAFTKEGTLQVELAQLQYMLPRLTGRGKELSRLGGGIGTRGPGEKKLETDRRHIRRQIQALQEELEKVRKHRELHQKRRKKAETLQVALVGYTNAGKSTLFNQLTGAEVLAENKLFATLDPTSRALDLPSGETVVITDTVGFIRNLPHQLVAAFRSTLEQVKEADLLLHVVDMSSEEAPEQIAAVEDVLRELDAGEIPTLMVLNKKDLWNGEDSFIAPDPSVRISALVEEDLDRVKSMIEKLLLKEEIIGEAVLPSEDGATLAQILRYGETLEMESQEDQLRVRFRMSGRHFERLPKVLQEKIQRI; encoded by the coding sequence ATGAATGGCTTTCCTAAAACCAGAAGGGATGAAGGAACTATCGAAGGGTATGAACAAGTAGACTGGGAAAAAGCGATTATTGTCGCTACCGGTTCCCGTCGAGATGAAATAGAGATTCATTCTTCTTTGGAAGAGTGTAAACGTTTAGCCGATACTGCTCAAGCAGAAGTGGTCGAGACAGTTCTCCAGTATCGAGAGCGCCCTGATGCTGCGTGGATGATCGGAAAAGGGAAAGCGGAGGAAGTAGCGCAGTTAGTGGAAGATTATGAGGTGGACTTGGTTATTTTTGATCGGGAGCTTTCACCGGCACAGATCAAAAATTTAGAACAAGTGCTTCCATGTAAGGTGATCGACCGTACTCAATTAATACTAGATATTTTTGCACGTCGAGCGTTTACGAAAGAGGGAACACTCCAAGTAGAGCTAGCCCAGTTACAATACATGCTACCACGATTAACAGGACGAGGCAAAGAATTATCTCGACTGGGTGGTGGGATTGGAACACGTGGACCAGGGGAAAAGAAACTAGAGACAGATCGTCGACATATTCGCCGGCAGATTCAAGCTCTGCAAGAGGAATTGGAAAAAGTACGGAAACATCGGGAGCTTCATCAAAAACGACGGAAAAAGGCGGAGACACTCCAAGTTGCTTTGGTTGGGTATACCAATGCTGGAAAATCAACGTTGTTTAATCAGTTGACTGGTGCAGAGGTATTGGCAGAAAACAAACTATTTGCGACCTTGGATCCTACTTCTCGGGCACTAGACCTACCAAGTGGAGAAACTGTTGTAATTACGGACACCGTTGGTTTTATTCGTAATCTTCCTCACCAATTGGTCGCTGCTTTTCGCTCTACACTTGAACAAGTCAAAGAGGCAGACCTTCTATTACATGTGGTAGATATGAGTTCGGAAGAAGCGCCTGAACAGATCGCTGCAGTGGAAGATGTCCTCCGAGAGTTGGATGCAGGTGAGATTCCAACTCTGATGGTGTTAAACAAAAAAGACCTTTGGAATGGAGAAGATTCTTTCATAGCACCAGACCCTTCCGTACGTATTTCTGCTTTAGTGGAAGAGGACTTAGACCGAGTCAAATCCATGATAGAGAAGCTCCTTCTAAAAGAAGAGATCATCGGAGAAGCAGTGTTACCATCAGAAGATGGAGCAACGTTAGCACAGATTCTCCGTTATGGAGAGACATTGGAGATGGAGTCGCAAGAGGATCAGTTACGAGTTCGATTCCGGATGTCTGGGCGACATTTTGAACGTTTGCCCAAAGTATTGCAAGAAAAAATACAAAGAATATAG
- a CDS encoding methionine gamma-lyase family protein: MFASLQHGTKLQKLTHEVEKELRPIFQQVEKQIDEHQFRMLESFRKQGVSEYHLQSSTGYGYDDIGRDTLEKIYADLFDAEMALVRPNIVAGTHAIAACLYGVLRPGDEFVYLTGKPYDTLLKVIGSPGDGTGSLADLGISYREAELTQDNQVNWNLFEQLLTPKTKLVCIQRSRGYASRPSFQIEEIQEMIRRIKSYRSDLVVFVDNCYGEFVENQEPTAVGADLVAGSLIKNPGGGIAKSGGYIIGKKQWVEKAAARLVAPGIGVEGGATHGYLRDYFQGLFLAPHVVGQALKGAIFASAILERLGFVTTPRWSDPRTDIIQQVSLGTADRLIAFCRGIQAASPVDAHISPEPAAMPGYEDEVIMAAGTFVQGASIELSADGPLREPFIVYLQGGLTYSHAKIAILMAVDQMLSQP; the protein is encoded by the coding sequence ATGTTTGCTTCGTTACAACATGGAACGAAACTCCAAAAATTAACACATGAAGTAGAAAAAGAGTTACGACCTATCTTTCAGCAGGTAGAAAAGCAGATCGATGAACATCAGTTCCGTATGCTAGAATCCTTTCGCAAACAGGGAGTAAGTGAATATCATTTACAGTCTTCAACAGGTTATGGATATGATGATATAGGCCGCGATACTTTGGAGAAAATTTATGCGGATCTCTTTGATGCAGAAATGGCACTCGTTCGTCCCAATATTGTTGCGGGGACACATGCGATCGCTGCGTGCTTGTATGGGGTTCTCCGTCCAGGTGATGAGTTTGTTTACTTGACTGGAAAACCCTATGATACTTTACTCAAGGTGATCGGTTCACCAGGGGATGGGACAGGGTCGCTAGCAGATTTGGGAATTTCGTATCGAGAAGCAGAGCTTACTCAGGATAATCAAGTGAATTGGAATTTATTCGAGCAACTTCTAACTCCCAAAACGAAGCTGGTCTGTATCCAACGTTCGCGTGGTTATGCATCTCGTCCGTCCTTTCAGATCGAAGAGATCCAAGAGATGATTCGCCGTATCAAATCATATCGTTCTGATTTGGTGGTATTTGTAGATAACTGTTATGGAGAGTTTGTGGAAAATCAGGAACCTACCGCAGTAGGGGCGGATCTCGTCGCTGGATCGTTGATTAAGAATCCTGGTGGGGGAATTGCCAAATCAGGTGGTTACATAATAGGAAAAAAACAATGGGTGGAAAAAGCTGCTGCTCGTTTGGTTGCACCAGGTATTGGGGTAGAAGGCGGGGCAACTCATGGTTATTTGCGTGACTACTTCCAAGGGCTATTTCTCGCCCCACATGTAGTGGGACAAGCGCTCAAAGGGGCAATTTTTGCATCGGCTATTTTAGAGAGACTCGGTTTTGTGACAACTCCACGTTGGTCGGATCCTCGTACGGATATTATCCAACAAGTCTCTTTAGGTACTGCGGATCGCTTGATTGCTTTTTGCCGTGGAATACAAGCTGCCTCTCCAGTTGATGCACACATTTCACCTGAACCAGCAGCTATGCCAGGATATGAAGATGAAGTAATTATGGCAGCAGGTACCTTTGTTCAAGGTGCTAGTATCGAACTGTCTGCTGATGGTCCCTTGCGGGAACCGTTCATCGTCTATCTACAAGGTGGGCTTACTTATTCTCATGCGAAGATTGCGATCTTGATGGCAGTAGATCAAATGTTAAGTCAACCATAG
- a CDS encoding DUF456 domain-containing protein, which produces MSIFMELFSDTFIWVCIGILFFLAYIGIVAPILPDMPFVLAGVALYHFFIDDQEFGVWSWVLLVLLTLILMAIEYFAGGIAASKYGGSRWAFSAALLGAIVFTVIPIFGPLGIIIGPLVTVLIVELLQKKPFKTAGKIALTTLIGFLGGLVVKFLVVSGIIIWFLIAVWN; this is translated from the coding sequence ATGAGCATTTTTATGGAACTGTTCTCCGACACATTTATTTGGGTTTGTATTGGTATCTTGTTTTTCTTGGCTTACATTGGGATTGTAGCACCGATTTTGCCAGATATGCCATTTGTTCTGGCAGGGGTTGCGCTCTATCACTTCTTTATCGATGATCAAGAGTTTGGTGTTTGGTCATGGGTCTTGCTTGTACTCTTAACATTGATTCTCATGGCGATTGAATATTTTGCTGGTGGGATTGCAGCGAGTAAGTATGGTGGATCTCGTTGGGCATTTTCGGCTGCTCTGCTTGGAGCGATTGTGTTTACTGTGATTCCGATCTTCGGTCCACTAGGAATTATCATTGGACCATTGGTCACGGTTCTCATCGTGGAGTTGTTACAGAAAAAACCTTTCAAAACAGCAGGCAAAATCGCCCTAACGACTTTGATTGGCTTTTTGGGTGGTTTAGTTGTCAAGTTTTTGGTTGTATCGGGGATTATTATCTGGTTCCTAATTGCTGTGTGGAATTAA